From the Candidatus Saccharibacteria bacterium genome, the window TAGCGTTCCGCCTTATCAATCGCTCAAAGCAAAAATGTCTCTGCCTATTCTCGATACAATCCGACAAAAAGCTGCTGCAAACCGGTTGCCGACGTTTTCGCGTCGTGCCTCGCTGATTCTTGCATCAACTGAGCTAGCGAGCCTCTACCACTTCCCGTCGAGCCAGGTTAGCAAAACAGACAATCTCATCACATCACTTAGTCGCACACTGCCTGCGCCGGTGTCGCTAAAGTCCGGCAAGAAACTGGCAATCAAGATTGGTGAAAACCATCATCACGAGACTATTACTCCAATCGGCTTGACGGAAGCAGAGCGCGAACGACATATGTATATTATCGGTGGTACGGGCAACGGTAAAACAACCATGCTGTTTTATGAAATCCTGCAAGATATTCGCGCTGGCAATGGCCTCGCGGTCATTGATCCGCACGGTGACTTAGCAGAGAGGATTTTGCGCTATATCCCTGAGGATCGCGTAAAGGACGTGATATACATGAATCCTGACGACCTCATGTACCCAATTGGCATGAATCTATTGGAGCTATCGCCTGATCTTACGGGGGATGACTTGCTGCGCGAGAAAGACCTTATCACAGAAGCCACGATATCTGTATTACGTAAGATATTCTCCGATGATGACTCTGGCGGCCATCGCATTGAATACGTGCTGCGAAATGCGATTCAGACTGCTTTAACGCTCGAAGAGCCGACACTTTTCACTATCTTTGAATTACTGAATGACGCAAAGTTCAGGCGCAAGGTAGTGAAAGGCCTTGAGGACAAAAACTTGAAAGACTTTTGGAGCAATGAGATTGGCAAAGCCGGTGATATGCAGAAAGTTAAGATGGCGGCTGGCATCACGGCCAAAATCGGTCGCTTCCTATTCTCGGCTTCAGCACGCCGGATGCTTGAACAGCCAAAATCAACTATCAACTTTGAAGATGTCCTTGCTGGCAAAAAGATATTGATCTGCAACTTCTCAAAGGGCTTGCTCGGTGAAGACACGTCAGCACTTTTCGGCACGACAGTACTCGCAAAGATACAAACAGCGGCCTTGCGCCGTGCCCGTATCGGCCAAAGTGATCGCTCGCCATACTATCTCTATGTTGACGAGTTTCAAAACTTCGCTACAACTGGGTTTGTGCAAATGCTATCAGAGGCTCGCAAGTACAAGCTATTCCTGACGATGGCAGAACAGTCTACTTCACAGCAAGACGAGCAGCGCCTTGTCGACATCATACTTGCGAATGTGGGTACGGTCGTATGTTTCCGATCTGGTAGTCCAGCGGACGAACGCCTCGTCTTACCACTTTTCATGCCATTCATTGACCAGGGTGAAATAGCCAATCTGCCAGCGTATTCGTACTACGTCCGAATCTCAGCCGTAAATGCGCAAGAACCTATGTCCGGCATAACTATTGTTGTTGAGGAGAATGGTAGTGGGTCTACTGCCGAACAAGTCCTTAAATCCTCAAGAGAACTTTATGCAAAGAGGATTGAAGTAGAGGCAGAAGTAGCAACAATCGAGCCAGAACCAAAACCTATTAAAAAGCCGAGTGCAAAGCGTAAACCAAAGACAAATCACGCGACCAAAAAAGCCAGTGATGAATTATCGGAGATGAAGCCGGTCGCATAATTAGGGTCACATAGATCAAGCTATTGCTTATTTTCTTATTTCGTGCTATAATAGTCATCGAACCTTAACAGTTTAGCACTCCCTACTGAGAACGGCGTTTTGTATACAAATCTTGCATGTAATACGCCGTTCTCAAACCAAAGATAAGCTCGTCGCATCCATATGCGAACCATCGAGTAAGTCTACGGCGATCACAGAAAGGAAGTGAGCCATCATGGCAAGCTTCTTCGACACCACCATCGGTCAGCAGGTCGAGTTCCAGCGCGTGCTGGCCTCGGCAGGTTTCACCGACAGCGACATTGCCCGCATCATCAAGGAGCCGAATCTGGCCTCCACGATGTACGTGGCGATCCAGCCCAAGGCCGTCGCGACTGTGCCGTCCTGGTACGTCTCGCCCGAGCGTCAGCTCGAATGTGCCCGTCAGCTCTGGCCGAACGCCGTTCTGCCCGAGCCGCCCAAGGAGTTCACGCCCCGGACGAAGTCCGAGGTACTGCTTCTCCACGTGCCGGACACGTTCGATAACCTGTGGAACCTGGTCAACGCCCCTGAGGGCTACACCAAGTACCGCTGGGAGGGCGTCAAGTCAGACAAGCGGAATCTGCGTCTCGCGCCCAACAAGGTCGAGTACACGGAGCCCGTCTGGCTGGCCTTCGACCCCGAACGTGGCAAGGGTGAGCGTCCCGACTCCTTCTGGGGTCAGGCCGACACCGCTGCCAGCGAGGTCTTCTCGGCGCTGATCCAGTTCCCTGAGTGGTCACTCGCGTGGTTCAATGGTGCTTCGGCTCCGAACCTCACGGGCTACCAGCTCAAATACGACGGGAACTGGTCGAACGTTCCGTACCTCGGCCGGTGGGACGTCGACCGCCAGCTGGGGCTGCGCGACCGCTGGGCTGACAGCCGGAGTGACAGCTGGTCGTCTCCGTCGGTCAGGGAGTGCTGATACTGGAACCTTGGTTCCTTGGTATCCGGAGGGGTCTTGTATTCTTGGACTTTGGTCCTTGAAAACTTTACCTCTCCGGATACCTGCACTCACTTTTTGAATTTGTCTCTTATCTGTTCCTCTGCTTTAGCAGAGGCGCTTTTAATTTTTTGCTAAAATAGGAAATGAATTGGTTACTGAACGTATGTTCATGGATGTACGTCACCGATTCCGTGTTTTGAAACTGACAGAATTATCTTATTTACGGATGAGGTAAGTGCGCAGGCAAAATATCGAGCACTCCGTGCAATCCGCTAGAGATATGTATCTCGTATAAAATACAGAGTTTGGATGCGTCTGGACTCAGTGGCACCGGACGGTGGATTGCGCTATACCGACTGGTCGAACGTTCCGTACCTCAACCGGTGGGACGACGACCGCCAGCTGAAGCTGAACGACAACTGGGCTGACAACCGGAATGACAACTGGTCGTCTCCGTCGGTCAGGGACTGCTCGTGATAGATTTTAGCCAGCCTCCCAGCATGCGTCCAATCTCGTTGCAGGTTGAGTCAAGCTGCTGGTAGGTCTGGTTAGAAACGCATTTACAGTCTTTGCACAGATTGAGGAGCAGGCGGAGGCTATCGAGCCGTACGGATGCTTCTTTGATATAAGCGGCCTTATCGGATGGTTTAGTGCTACCAGCAGCTCGCAGTGACAGTCGCAGGAGCTCAAGTATTTCGCTCTGACACGTCGCGCCGAGACCGTAGCGCTCTGATTTTGGAAATGCAATTAAACAATCATGAAAGGATTCATATAGGTGATAGACGCTGTTGACAATGGGAACTTTCCGCAGCGCGGAACCTCTCTCTCTCTCTCTCTCTCTCTCTCTCTCTCTCTCTCTCTCTCTCTCGATAGCCACGCTCAAACCAACCCTCTCAAAGTAATAATTACAGACATTGTATCTATTAAAGCATTGTCAGCCGCATGGCGGAAGTTCTCGCGAGGTAAAAAATCGAGGAAAGATGTCGCCTTATACCAAAAGTATCTTCAAAAAAATCTCGCTGACATACATGCACCGCTTTCATCTGGTCTCTACAAGCATAAATCCTACCAACGATTCACCATACATGACCCAAAACAACGCCAGATACATAAAGCAACGGTAGCCGATAGAATTGTACATCAGGCAGTCGTTACGGCCATTGAACCACTCTTCGAGAGGCGATTTATATACGATAGCTACTCTTGTCGCGTCAATAAAGGTGCTCATGCTGGCGTGTCGCGCCTGAAAACTTTTCTTGCCGGTACAAGCAAAAATGACACAAAAGGAGTATATGCGCTCAAGTGCGATGTACGAAAATACTTTGCTTCGATTGACCACGAGATATTACTGGGCCTTATTGCTCACCATATTCAAGATGATGCAACTTTGGAGCTGATACGAACGATTATTCTGAGCCATGGTGCTGAAACCGGTAAAGGCATTCCGCTCGGCAATATTAGCAGCCAGTTGTTTGCGAACATATATCTCCATGAATTGGATTGGTTTATGAAACAAAGCCTTGGAGTTAAGCAATATATTCGCTACTGTGATGACTTTGTGATCGTCTCATCGGACAGAGCATACCTCGAAAGCCTCATTACACCCATTCGTAATTTTCTAAAAACCGAACTTCAACTTGATTTGCATCCATCAAAAGTGTCGATTCGATCATGGAGACAGGGCATAGATTTTCTTGGCTACGTCTTACTGCCACACGCCACCGTGGTCCGCACAAAAACACAAAAGAGAGTACATTCAAAAGTTAATGCCGACAATTACTTGTCTTACCTTGGGGTATGTTCTCATGCAAATGCCTATAGGCTCTCGCAAACTATCCGTAACGTAGTTTGGGCCGACGACTCACAGCAAGCGCAAAATCACGCGACCAAGAAAGCTATAGGTGATTTATCATAGCTAGTAGGTCGCGTGAGACTTCGACTTTTCTAAAGAAAAATCGAAGTGGTAGTAAAAGTCGCCAAAAAAGAAGACTCCTGTTCCCTCGCAAGCGGTGAAACACGAATCTTCTGAGCCTATTGTATCAAACGTTTATTTTTTCAGTAAAAGTTTGAAGTGTAACGAGTTCCTTAATCATTTGGTCAGGCACATTACGAAGGTCTATCTCAATCCACGAGTTTACTGCGTTGTGCTCATGCAGATCTATTTTCTCGCCAGTGAAGCAGTCATCATCAAACCAAAGAAACGGCTTAGTGAAGTCGATTGCTTCCGTCTTTTTCAAGCTCCATGTTACCGGCTTGAACTTTTCAAGCCATGGACGGATGTTCTCATGACTCGCACGTTGGAGATACTCAATGGCATGTTCTGTCGTGCCATCCATGCAATGAGTCGTAAGCCAGTAGACATCAAAGTGTTCGACGGCATACTTGATGAACTCGGTTGCACCGATTGCAAGGTTCTCTTCATTGGCAAGTAGAACGCCATCAATATCTAGGTAGACGTTCAAGCTTCTTCCTTTAGATACTCGACAATCTTCATTACTTCCTCATCTGACACATAAGGCGCTTGAAGTTGGACAACATCTTTTGTAGTTAGATCGCTATATAG encodes:
- a CDS encoding group II intron reverse transcriptase domain-containing protein, which gives rise to MSAAWRKFSRGKKSRKDVALYQKYLQKNLADIHAPLSSGLYKHKSYQRFTIHDPKQRQIHKATVADRIVHQAVVTAIEPLFERRFIYDSYSCRVNKGAHAGVSRLKTFLAGTSKNDTKGVYALKCDVRKYFASIDHEILLGLIAHHIQDDATLELIRTIILSHGAETGKGIPLGNISSQLFANIYLHELDWFMKQSLGVKQYIRYCDDFVIVSSDRAYLESLITPIRNFLKTELQLDLHPSKVSIRSWRQGIDFLGYVLLPHATVVRTKTQKRVHSKVNADNYLSYLGVCSHANAYRLSQTIRNVVWADDSQQAQNHATKKAIGDLS
- a CDS encoding four helix bundle protein — translated: MAIERERERERERERERERGSALRKVPIVNSVYHLYESFHDCLIAFPKSERYGLGATCQSEILELLRLSLRAAGSTKPSDKAAYIKEASVRLDSLRLLLNLCKDCKCVSNQTYQQLDSTCNEIGRMLGGWLKSITSSP
- a CDS encoding ATP-binding protein, translating into MDTKAYLESIVEHWQPIVVVLAAIVVTFFVVIFVRALFNRRHLLRRDMVWLEITPPASIAKTPEATEQLFSVIHGARAARQLKEKLYNRAPVMSFEIVSTRKDGIRYLLQVEKTRSKNIQKTITSYIPDSKVKEVTRDIGDVDKVIDFKETGHYVLPLTLTSVIEQHDPLSYVTGAMTKLNDDEEITLQIVATPVRLREADILSHKILGNENILQQVSGKQLTILGRFTNIFGKASSGLTDLAGEVYMGTTFGHKEYYSSKSRTVQQQARVTTHDRPSRTLSAFELELMETMHQKVTRPLFQVSLRVLVKSPEAKQHISALRSALDGYSVPPYQSLKAKMSLPILDTIRQKAAANRLPTFSRRASLILASTELASLYHFPSSQVSKTDNLITSLSRTLPAPVSLKSGKKLAIKIGENHHHETITPIGLTEAERERHMYIIGGTGNGKTTMLFYEILQDIRAGNGLAVIDPHGDLAERILRYIPEDRVKDVIYMNPDDLMYPIGMNLLELSPDLTGDDLLREKDLITEATISVLRKIFSDDDSGGHRIEYVLRNAIQTALTLEEPTLFTIFELLNDAKFRRKVVKGLEDKNLKDFWSNEIGKAGDMQKVKMAAGITAKIGRFLFSASARRMLEQPKSTINFEDVLAGKKILICNFSKGLLGEDTSALFGTTVLAKIQTAALRRARIGQSDRSPYYLYVDEFQNFATTGFVQMLSEARKYKLFLTMAEQSTSQQDEQRLVDIILANVGTVVCFRSGSPADERLVLPLFMPFIDQGEIANLPAYSYYVRISAVNAQEPMSGITIVVEENGSGSTAEQVLKSSRELYAKRIEVEAEVATIEPEPKPIKKPSAKRKPKTNHATKKASDELSEMKPVA